Below is a window of Humulus lupulus chromosome 2, drHumLupu1.1, whole genome shotgun sequence DNA.
TCGCAAGGTGAGATCCTAATCTCATACGTAGGCATCATGCCTCACTGCACACGTAGCAGGCCTcattgaagaggccttacctctcttaCTAAGGTAAGTGCCACCAACGAGGCACCACTTTCCCTGTGAGTCCCATGAGATGTAGAGTCAAGGGCCTCTTGAATGTACAGTTGAGGAAGGTCAGAAAGGGCCTCACAACGATTCGACATGAGAAGATACGGAATGAGcctacagaccaagaagagttagagtacggatacggtgtccacgccagacaggtagtggcagtacaagaatggtacatggtcagaacTCCCTCAGAAcgcttatgaggtccgtaccTGACAAGTAGTGGAAGCATAATATGGTGccaagacaggagtacttttacaaatccctgacacgtactagagcaaaccaccactcttccaacaccactacctcctgcgctactaccctgacagtgtactcgtgtactattttgtcccgagggaccaccatgtataagggacCATTAAAGCCCAGCTATGAATAgaccttgacccctcagaataaggggttggaaaattcattgtacactcaagctattaagcaatatacaaaggtTCACTCCATTATTGATATGTGTTTACCTTTCCTTAAGTTTATTCTgagttcttatctaaatatctccatacttacctttgagttttccgatctaatttcttTGACGAGATATCattgtcaacagtttggcactgtctgtgggaagaacaagcatcaagccaatgttatttcatcacttccaaaaaagaaagatgccaaggcgTTCACAACGTTTGCGGCAACTACAAGGTGTTAAGGTTCACCTGGACGGAGAACGAATGAGGGCTTCCAGGAAAGACCCTCCTCTGCCTAGGCATGGAGATATGCCGAAGGAATGTCCTCCCCcgagggaggagaaggaagcattgTCCCTGGCAGTCCGGCCTGACGGAGGTCACTCAGAGCCACTAGTGTACCCGCATCCCCAGTCCCCGGTGGCACCATGCTCAGGCTGCCAAGACCCAAGTCCCTCAATGCacaggccaggcaagagtccccgagtacactCGGTGGGTTCCAGCTCAAGGGCTTGCTTCTACAAGGTGAGATTCGcaagttacataaaaagactcgaaggctggaaaccacgctAGGGAACATGTAGGAGGTTTAAACGACCTCCTGCAAGGAAggtcgagcataccccttcctaaaCGTAAAGAGAAGGAGCGTGAAAAAGGAGAAAACACTGTCCTCATAGACGATGGGATAACCCGACTTTCTGCCAGTAAaactccccagacaaagtaccatgagggactTAGGCTGACGAGatacccccaggagcaaaggcagagggacgacgatggtcgtaagaatgaagcagaagtcacctcaaaaggGGTGCCCCCTGGCCTAAGATAAAAGCTCCATGGGAAGAGATCAGAAGTAAGAAACACACCCCCTGCGGCTCCCCCGAGGGAcgcaaccaaggcaagggattagtctgagaacccgcaagactccttaatcaaaaagaggaggggactagacatcAAAAGGCAACaccctcaaggcaagattatcaccgcacctggggggcacagagataatgaagaattcgaccatgattcacccttcacaagggagatccaggctgagcaaatccccgccaacctcagagagcctcgcatgactccatacgagggcactacagacccaaagtatcacttagactatttcaataacttgatgaggttaagaggggtcaacaacagagcAAAATTCCATTTATTTGTTGTTGCACTTAAAGgtgttgcgtacaagtggttcaagaggttaagaccaggaacaatcaaatcatggtagtaattctctggcgaatttcttcagcaacaccatgcggtctgtgattacgttatgccaattactagcctcgctaacataaagcaaggcgaaaatgaaattctgaagaactatatccataggttcaatatggaagcaacaaaggtgggaagtttGACCAAAGTGGAATTCAAGATGACTATTACAGCctgagttcgtccaggaagcaagttatggggtaacatgctcaaaagagaagtttcgaatttagATGATTTATTCAAAAGAGCatagaagtacatacgtgtggaagagggccataagaactctcatgttgagggaagcaaaccttcctctagtcgccctactaccaatacgtctgaagattccctATAGAAGAGAACACCATGCTAGAGGGTTGCTGACCAAGTTTAAAATTCGacgaggaccatctagccataaaggtctcgacccgaggggagatcacctcaaaaatcgtaaaagggtctcaaagtagacgcttgcaaaaattgtctcaaagaaggcgcttgcaaaaagggtctcaaagtagatgcttgcaaaaagggtctcaaagaaggcgcttgcaaaaagggtctcaaagtagacgcttgccaaaaagggtctcaaagaagacgcttgcaaaaagggtctcaaagaagacacttgcaaaaagggtctcaaagaagacacttgcaaaaatagtactatgcctaatgacgagaaagacgcttctcgcaagaaataataagcgcgcgcaaaagtatataaaaggataactagaacccaaggagTCAACATATCCtcatagatacaatcaaggtgcaccaaagagagacctatcaaacCCCTCTTCGcatgggctcaaaaggacctcgagcataataataataataaaaatgaaaaataaaaagaaagagaaaagtcTACAAGAACACCGAAAGGCCTCtttatagactggggggcaagtgtggataccaaaaatccaccaagaaaaaaaaaagtttctagtcccttattGAAGTGAGCGGCTAAGGGGCACTGAAGGCGCCAAGTACGCTATAGAGTCAGAAGCTCATCACGTGCCACCAAGAGGCCACATATTTGCAAGACCCTAGGCCTCACAAAGTCACTTCATGCCAAATGAGGGACGAGGATTCCACACCGGTAAAAAGTCCCAAGCAATCAAGTCCAAACTCCCGTAAGGCTCACTCGCATTGCAAGACCCTCACACAAGGCATCAAGCAACTCGCGCCTAGGTCTGGTGAAGGTGCCTCGGCCATGCCCAGTGCCTCGCGCCCTGGGACTCGTGAAGGTGCCTCGGCCTCGCGCACCTAGTAGGCCCTCGTCAGGAGCCTCACGTTCCAGCACCTCGGGCGCCTAGTAGGTAAGCCTCACGCGCTTTGCCTCACGACACCACTATGAGACAAGCGTCTCACGGCCCCCAAGACACCCCAAGACGTCTCGCGCACCAGCCACGCCAAGGCTATCGCGGCCTTGCCCCGTGCACCAGCCGCGCCGTGGGCCTCGTGGTGGCCTCGTCTCGCGCACCAGCCACATCCTTAGGGGTCTCGTGATAGACGACCTCACCACAACCCATCATCTGGCACGCCTACTCCAgatggcctcgcgcctcgcgAGAGGAGGCTTCTCGCGTGCCTGTCCCAgatggcctcgcgcctcgcgAGAGGAGGCATCTTGTGCGCCTGCCTCAGATGACCTCGCGCCTTGCGAGAGGAGGCATCTCGCGCGCCTGCCCCAGATGGCCTCTCGCGCCCAGGAGGGGTGCGCCCTGCATAGCCTTGTGCCAAGAGCCCCATCTCGCACTTCACCACGCCTTGCCATGCCCCTCACCCACAAGCGTCTCGCGTCAAGGGTCCAAGAGCCCCATCTCGTGCCAACGCACCACGAGGCTTGCGACATGGATCTCGCGCCAAGCACCCCTTGGCCTTGCACCAAAGGCCTTGCGGCATGGGTCTTGCGCCAAGCATCCCTTGCCCTCTCACCAAAGGCCTCACGACATGGGTCTCGCACCAAGCATTCCTTGCCCATGCACGAAGAGCCTCACGACATGGGCCTCGCACATGAAGGCTGCAAAGCGATGGTCTCACAAGATGAGATCCTAATCTCATACGAAGGCATCATGCCTCACCGCACACGTAGtaggcctcgttgaagaggccttgcCTCTCAtcctgaggtaagtgccaccaacggggcaccacttTCCCTGTGAGTCCCATGAGACGTAGAGTTAAGGGCCTCTTTATCGTATAGTTAAGGAAGGTTAGAAAGGGCCTCACAACGATTCGACATGAAAAGGGATACGGAATGAGcctacagaccaagaagagttagagtacggatacggtgtccacgccagacaggtagtggcagtacaagactGGTACATGGTCATaactccctcagcacgcttatgaggtccgtacccaacaagtagtggaggcataatatggtgccaagacaggagtacttttatagacccctgacacgtactagagcagaccaccactcttccaacaccactacctcctgcgctactaccctgacagtgtactcatgtactattttgtcccgagGGACCACCATATATAAGAGGCCATTAAAGCCCAATTATAAATAGACCTTGATCCCTCAGAATAAAGggttgaaaaattcattgtacgctcaagctattaagcaatatacaaatgCTCACTCCATTGTTAATCTGTGTTTACCTTTCCTTAAGTTTATTCTgagttcttatctaaatatctccacacttacctttgagttttccgatctaatttcgttgacgagatttcatcgtcaacaatagtatatatgtataaactatttttagtttctaatgtatctagCAATGTCCGTTGATGAATTTAAGGAAGAAAAatagttataaaaaatgataggcgtgactttattatttttaaataaatatgatttaattatttaaattattataaaatatcttaaaaatatcatattttaattaattaattttttttaataagtttatgtttgttatagtttttgaatttggcaataacaagaagagattatatattatatgtttaatataatattaatattatacaagGATTTTAAAtataagtttgttgctagttttttttaaaaagaagtttgtttctagttgatagtagattatattatgttatatgtttaatataatattattttaatacatgaagtttaagtttaattaaattttatttaagttataaaaaacatagttttattatttttaaataattattattgtaaaatatctcaaaaatattttgttttaatttatttagttatttatttttttaatttgatttaagtttaaatcatatttataatctacccttatatataaaaatattttgttatatatacaAATTTTCCTTGTCTAcaatttattatataaaagagataatGCTTATTGGTTTAACCGTTTTTCATTTTTCCTTAGCTTTGACACTTTTAATTAACTTTAAAGgtttgttgatttttttattatttaaattagcttaaaaaatatctcatttaaaacaaaattgtaattaattagaatttatataataactaaatatgTATACAATTtggtttttttatattattttttgaattatcttATTTAAAACAGAATTTTATCAATTAGAATTTATACAATAACTAAATATTACGAGAtgcaatataaataaataaaaacatattactaaatgttattatttgctTATTTACTAAATTTTGGCATCAATAATGTTTAACATTATGAATTTGGTGCACAGTTTAATCCTTAGTAGTCAACTCTGATTAGAGATCAACATATAGCCATGTAACATCAATTGATTGCCCccaatcatttttattttaataaaatattaaaaaatttagtagctattaattaaattataaaacgtGTACTTTTATAACTATTTTAATTAACAAATGAAATACAGTTAGTCAATATATTTGGTGGGTTTTGGGTGTTCACTTTTTTTCCTTCAAACAAATAAAAATCCAAGAGATAATTTACCGAATTGAACGGGAACGACCTTAGAGATATGatataagatattttataattatttattataattattattattttaaatgggatattttatatttattattagtattaaTAATAGTAGTACAAAAGTAATAATTTCCAACACAAGAAAATATGATGATGATGTGATTTGTCAGCTCACATTTTTAGTATGCCAAAAAACAATATATGAAAAGCTGAGGTGGAACCATAATCTCCTCACATTTTTTTTGACGAATAATAGTCCATCTTTTATCtttatctttatatattaatattatactaaatataaaaaaaatgaaaaatttaatcAGGTCCAACTTGACCCAATTGTGATATAATTTTACGTGGAAACGCCTAAGCTAAATTCATCAAAACAGGGTGTCACAACAACTCACGACCACACCACACCTATCATCATCAGCATCATCTTTTATCTCTCTTACTTTTTTACCAAacaaaatcccattttttttattaaaaacagAAGACATGTTCATAATAACTCATTATTTGTCTCAGCTAAGGTGGAAGTAGTGTACTGATTTGTtacgttgttgttgttgttgttgtttcacTGTTCTTCTTTCGTCGTCCTCTTCTTCCATTAGATTTGGGGTAACCTAATCAATCACTCAACAGTAATCTcagacaacatatatatatactatgatatttttataatatattatataaagcatCAAGCTTTTGCTCGCATGTGGCTTAACTCGATCTGGGAAAGTGGCAATTTCCGTAAATTTATCCATTGGCAGTTGCTTTCTTTATAGAGTGTTTTTGTTTTTAATcggttatatattattatatattgcCAAAGAAAAAACCGGCCATCGGTGGCCTGAACCAGAACATATTCATTAGCGTCATCATCAAGTTCGCAACTTGACCTCATATACTCTCTTCTTCattaaaaaaagagaagaaaaaaagaacCCATTTAAGGGTATACTATCACGAGAAAGTAGACAACAACATATTCCCAGAAGCCAAACAGAGGAATTGGAGAGAAAAGTTTttatttttggtgtttttgaTGGGTCAGTTACAGGAGAAGTTGAGAGGTTTTGTGAACAACAGATGGCTCGTTTTTGTGGCCGCAATGTGGTTGCAGTCCACGGCTGGGATTGGATATTTGTTCGGCAGCATATCTCCGGTCATAAAAAGCTCTTTGAATTATAATCAAAGACAGCTAGCGAGGCTCGGTGTGGCTAAAGATCTTGGAGATTGTGTTGGGTTCTTTGCTGGAAGCTTGAGCGAGATTTTGCCCATGTGGGCTGCTCTGCTGGTCGGGGCTCTCAAGAATTTTTTTGGGTACGGTTGGGTTTGGCTGATTGTTACTGGAAGAGCTCCCGTTTTGCCTTTGTGGGCTGTAAGTATATCTATCAACTTGTCAATCTCTCTCTTTTGGGTTTTTCTTTTCATATTTGATTTTCTGTTACAATAGGGATCTAGTTTTCTCATGTTTACTTTCTGGGCATCTCTCTTTCTCACTCAGGATTCTTTTTGGATATAATAAGAATCATCCAAGAAGAATCTATTTCATCTTTTTTCTCAAAGTTTCCATCTTTTAATGCTCTTGGGTTTTTTCATAGGTTAAGGACCATCTAGATTTCCACGTGTAATTAGTATCCACTAGTGTTGATACAAGGAAGTTTGTAAAACCAGGTGGTTTTGCTTCTTCGTTATATGCCCACTTTAGTTTTAGTTGGAAGAATAGTCTCTCAGATCCAAACATAGTCTAAAGGTGTTTGGAAGTGAAATATGGGAATTGGATTTTGTTGTTTATTTATGTTTGGGAAATTTTGTCTTTGTAGCTTCTAGGGAAAGTATGAACGTTTTTCGTAGTTGTCTCAAAATTCTAATTAATACGAAGGAGTTATTTCAAGTCTATGTATACCACTCGTTTGCTTGGTTAAGCATCAATGTCTTATTAAGTATGGCAAAACAGTGGAAATAACTGATCTTATTAGGTTCTTGAACTTTGTCTAAACAATTGACACAAAACATCAATTTGCAGATCTGCGTTCTTATATTCGTGGGGACAAATGGTGAGACCTACTTCAATACAGCCTCTCTGGTTTCCTGTGTTCAAAACTTTCCAAAAAGTAGGGGTCCTGTGGTCGGTATTTTGAAGGGCTTTGCAGGCTTAAGTGGTGCGATTTTGACACAGATATACACAATGATCCACTCACCAGACAAAGCATCTATTGTTTTCATGGTTGCGGTTGCTCCAACCATGGTGACTATTGCTTTAATGTTTATTGTTAGACCTGTTGGAGGTCATAAACAGGTCCGATCATCGGATGGCATGAGCTTCACATTAATCTACAGTGTGTGCATACTATTGGCTGCTTATTTGTTGGGGGTCATGCTCGTTCAAGATTTAGTTGAAGTGAGCCATGATGTGATCGTAATCTTTACAGTGATCTTGTTCATCATTCTCCTAGCTCCTATTGTCATTCCTGTGTGGTTGAGTTTCTCTCCAGAATCAGGAGTTCCGGAAGAAGAGGCATTCCTAGCTCAGCCTAAGAAAGAGGAAATTGAGTCAGGTGCCTGTAGTGATAGTGAGGTGATATTGAGTGAACTTGAAGATGAGAAGCCTAAGGAAGTGGACTTGCTTCCTAGATCAGAAAGGAAAAAACGAATAGCCCAATTGCAAACAAAATTACTCCAAGCAGCTGCTGAAGGAGCGGTGAGGACCAAGAGGAGGAGAGGTCCACACAGGGGGGAAAACTTTACCTTGATGCAAGCTCTGATCAAAGCAGACTTTTGGCTTATTTTTGTGTCACTTATGTTAGGTTCTGGAACCGGTTTGACAGTGATCGACAACTTGGGTCAGTTGAGCCAGTCTCTTAGATATGATAATACACATATTTTTGTTTCCATGATCAGTATTTGGAACTTTTTAGGCCGTGTTGCGGGTGGTTACTTCTCTGAAATTGTAGTGAGGTACTAACTGATTTTCATGCTCTTAGGATGCTCATTTAATATTACATATCCATATTGGTTTTGTCTTACCATCAGTCACCGTGTGATCTCATTTTCACAGGGATTATGCTTATCCAAGACCAATCGTAATGGCTATTGCTCAATTTGCTATGGCATTTGGCCATCTCTATGTTGCTTTTGCATTGCCTGGGGCGCTTTATGTTGGAACTGTCGTGATTGGCACTGGTTATGGTTTTCACTGGGCAATTGTACCAGCTACTGCCTCTGAATTGTTTGGCTTGAAAAGCTTTGGAGCGTTGTACAATTTTCTCACAATGGCAAACCCTGCTGGATGTCTAATCTTCTCTAGCCTAATTGCTGGCCCTCTATATGACCGTGAAGCAGAGAAGCAAGCTCAAGGACGCCACCTCCAGCCGCAGTTTGCAGGATCAATCTTCTCAGGCATGCTTGGACCGAACGATCCACCAGCGTGTGAAGGTTCCATATGTTTCTTCACAACTTTGGTAATAATGTCTGGCTTCTGCATTCTTGGGGTTGTCTTAAGCTTGATTCTTGTGTATAGAACTAAGGCAGTATACACCCACCTCTATGGGAAGTCCCGTTCAGCGCCAGTTTCATAATCAGTgtattttttcataattatttgtctGCGATTTGTCTAGAGTATGTTTCAATGTGTTTGTTAAGACTATATCAGAAAAATGATGTTCAGGGGAGATATAGTTTTAAAAAGTTTTCCTCTAGAATGGGAGCCAAAAACCAATATAGTTTTTGCACTTTTGTCTATTTTGttcagtgattttttttttgtattctttCCAGTTCAAATTTGGGCTCTCAAGCTCATATGATAGCTGTATCCACTATATATTTAATGAGTGAATAAAAAGATTGATATTTTCATtgtttttctcatattttttgtCTTTTCATATTTGTAGTTCTCACAGTGAATTAATGCTCATATCTGCTTACCCTTCTGTTAGTGAAATGTTACACTTGACTTAAACCAACAAAAACATGTGCTTGTTGTATATTATTCTAAAAGCATTCTATAATATCATTAAAGCATTCTGTCTGTAAAATTGTACTTTTTAAAGCTTGGACTTTATGTTGAAACATCATACAAATTTTCACTTTATGTTTAAAGCAAAGCGACCTATGTTGAACCAACATCATTAAAGCTTTCACTTTTTTCTCAGTTTTTTAGGGTGAGTGACTGATATTGTGCATTAAAAATTTATGGTAGGAGTATTGGTAggattattatttcttaaatgaGTTGAGGGAAATGTTGTTCTTTTAATATTAGCATATCAGT
It encodes the following:
- the LOC133817055 gene encoding protein NUCLEAR FUSION DEFECTIVE 4; the encoded protein is MGQLQEKLRGFVNNRWLVFVAAMWLQSTAGIGYLFGSISPVIKSSLNYNQRQLARLGVAKDLGDCVGFFAGSLSEILPMWAALLVGALKNFFGYGWVWLIVTGRAPVLPLWAICVLIFVGTNGETYFNTASLVSCVQNFPKSRGPVVGILKGFAGLSGAILTQIYTMIHSPDKASIVFMVAVAPTMVTIALMFIVRPVGGHKQVRSSDGMSFTLIYSVCILLAAYLLGVMLVQDLVEVSHDVIVIFTVILFIILLAPIVIPVWLSFSPESGVPEEEAFLAQPKKEEIESGACSDSEVILSELEDEKPKEVDLLPRSERKKRIAQLQTKLLQAAAEGAVRTKRRRGPHRGENFTLMQALIKADFWLIFVSLMLGSGTGLTVIDNLGQLSQSLRYDNTHIFVSMISIWNFLGRVAGGYFSEIVVRDYAYPRPIVMAIAQFAMAFGHLYVAFALPGALYVGTVVIGTGYGFHWAIVPATASELFGLKSFGALYNFLTMANPAGCLIFSSLIAGPLYDREAEKQAQGRHLQPQFAGSIFSGMLGPNDPPACEGSICFFTTLVIMSGFCILGVVLSLILVYRTKAVYTHLYGKSRSAPVS